The Phragmitibacter flavus genome includes a window with the following:
- a CDS encoding HNH endonuclease gives MHPDFDLPSPGSIKGRSSSITAAFIQSIVPVVEPTFSDVSEALNVLGMETGNCVCSYCGDARTEWDHFRPLVTKQRPTGYITEIANLVPACGKCNQSKGSKPWRSWITSTAKRSPLTRGVLNLDKKISHLEAYEKWREPQKVDFESLVGPSLYDQHWLNWKELLHMMDRAQQLALIVREAAAAALATKKIGFESPTPQEQHLQKPVTKLEARIPMNDSW, from the coding sequence CAGCGGCATTCATTCAATCCATTGTGCCTGTAGTCGAACCGACATTCTCCGATGTGTCGGAAGCCCTTAATGTTTTAGGTATGGAAACAGGTAATTGTGTTTGTTCCTACTGCGGAGATGCCCGAACAGAGTGGGATCACTTTCGTCCGTTAGTCACAAAACAGAGGCCCACGGGTTACATAACTGAAATCGCAAATTTGGTTCCCGCCTGCGGTAAATGCAATCAGTCAAAAGGCAGCAAACCTTGGCGCTCTTGGATTACCAGCACTGCTAAGCGCTCCCCTCTGACCCGCGGGGTTTTAAATCTCGACAAAAAAATTTCCCATCTCGAAGCTTATGAAAAATGGAGAGAGCCCCAAAAAGTTGACTTCGAGTCTTTAGTGGGCCCATCACTCTATGACCAACATTGGTTGAATTGGAAAGAATTGTTGCACATGATGGATAGGGCTCAGCAATTGGCGCTTATCGTTCGCGAAGCTGCCGCAGCCGCCTTGGCAACTAAAAAAATTGGCTTTGAATCGCCAACACCTCAGGAACAGCACTTACAGAAACCTGTTACGAAATTGGAGGCCAGAATTCCAATGAACGATTCGTGGTAG